CCCACTCACCGTCGGTGGATTCCATGATCAATTTTCCCTGGCCAGCCAGGCAGAAATAGATTTCAGCGGTCCCCAGGTTTTCATGGAAGTGTCCCTTGGTGAGAAAATATTCCCGGCCGACTTTGCCCGGATGGATGATCGTGGTGCAGTGACCAAGTTGACCGATCTCTTCCGGAACATCGGCGTAGATGACCTCATACACCAGTGGATTACCCTTCTCTATCAATCTTTCAGCGGCTTCCGTGTCAAAAAACATGTTCTTCACATCACTCATCTTCCGAATTATCTTCCGACCAGGAGCCAAATCTCCAGTAGCAAGATCGATCACTACGTTAAACGGTTTCATAATTATCATCCTTTCTTTTTTCCAATCATCTTCAACTGTTTATTTAGTCTCAACTGAAAACTCATCTGATTCAAGGCTTGAGGACTACCTTCAAAGATTCCTGTTTTTCCATCAACGACAGACCTGTTCCGATGTCTTCCAGGGGTAAAACGTGGCTGGCGAGGTACGACAGGTCGATTTTTCCGGATAGCATCAAGTCCAGGGCCGTCCGGAAATGAACATTATTGGAACGGGTTGTTCCGGTCACCACCATTTCCTTATAGTGAATGAGGTTGCTGGGTAACGGAACTTCTTTGACCTGGGGCGGTAGACCACCAAAATAATTGACCCGGGCAAAGAGGGAGGCCATTTCAATTGCTTCTTTCTGAGCCTGTGGAGAGGGTGCAGCCACAACGATCACATCGGCTTCAGGGATGACTTCCTTCACCGGTTGCTCCCTGACCGGGATGATCCCCGCTCCTTTTTCCCGGGCAGTCTGTAAACGCTCGGGGCTGAGGTCGGCCAACCACACTTCACCTGCCCCCCGTAGAAACGACAATTCCATGAACATCAGGCCAATCGGTCCAGCTCCATAAATCAAAACCCGGTCTTGCATCCCTACCTGGAGGGGGAGAAATCCGTGCACCACGCAAGCCAGCGCTTCCACAAAGGACAGGGTCACAAAATCCGCTTCCTCCGGCAGGGGAAAAACGTTACCCTGGCGGACCGCCCGTTCAGGGACCCGCATATAGCGGGCAAAGCCGCCGTCATAGGTAATGCCCAGGGCCTTATTCTCCGAACAATGGTTGGTGTTTCCCGCCGCACAGTACCGGCAGCGGCCACACCCAAAATTCGGAGCCACGGCCACATTGAGTCCTGGAACGAGGTTTTCCACTTCGTCTCCCACTTCATAAATGGTCCCTACCACCTCGTGACCCAGTATTCTGGTTTCGCCGTCTCCGATGGTTCCATGACCATTGCGGGCAATACGCAAATCCGTTCCACATAAAGCGGCGGCTTGAATTTCAACGACTACTTCCCCTCTGGCCGGCTGCGGCGTCTCCACATCTCGTATATCTACGTGGGGAGGGTAGGAAAATACTGCTGCTTTCATCATACACGCTCCTTTTTAAAGCAAAGACTGATGTTTGGTGAAGACTTCTCCCATTCGTTCCATCGTTTCCAAATAATAGGAAAGGTAGGGAGCATACGCCTGGCTAAGTTTTTCCGAGGGTGTAAATCGTTCAACGATTTCGACTGACCCGGCGGATTTTGCCGGGAGATCCGGAAAGGCTCCCGCCGCATGTCCGGCGACCATCGCCGCGCCCCATACGGCGCATTCCCGGCGGTTGAGCA
This sequence is a window from Atribacteraceae bacterium. Protein-coding genes within it:
- a CDS encoding glucose-6-phosphate isomerase family protein, coding for MKPFNVVIDLATGDLAPGRKIIRKMSDVKNMFFDTEAAERLIEKGNPLVYEVIYADVPEEIGQLGHCTTIIHPGKVGREYFLTKGHFHENLGTAEIYFCLAGQGKLIMESTDGEWEILDMFPGSSSYIPPYWSHRTMNTGKGPLVFFCIFPGDAGHDYATIEEKGYPKLVVEENGRTTVVDNPKRKA
- a CDS encoding alcohol dehydrogenase catalytic domain-containing protein, which codes for MMKAAVFSYPPHVDIRDVETPQPARGEVVVEIQAAALCGTDLRIARNGHGTIGDGETRILGHEVVGTIYEVGDEVENLVPGLNVAVAPNFGCGRCRYCAAGNTNHCSENKALGITYDGGFARYMRVPERAVRQGNVFPLPEEADFVTLSFVEALACVVHGFLPLQVGMQDRVLIYGAGPIGLMFMELSFLRGAGEVWLADLSPERLQTAREKGAGIIPVREQPVKEVIPEADVIVVAAPSPQAQKEAIEMASLFARVNYFGGLPPQVKEVPLPSNLIHYKEMVVTGTTRSNNVHFRTALDLMLSGKIDLSYLASHVLPLEDIGTGLSLMEKQESLKVVLKP